In Streptomyces liangshanensis, the DNA window CATCTCCGTGAGTACGGCACCTGGGTGGTCACCCTGGTGCTGGCGGCTCTGGCCGCCGTGTTGCTGGGCGCGTGCGACAGCGGCGGCCATCACCGGCTGCTCGACCCGCCCGTCGCCCGTACGACCGTCTCGGCGTCGGACGGGTCAGCGTCGGACGCCTCGGACTTCCGGTCGGGGTGCGGCGACCCGGATCCGTCCTGCGCGCCCGTGGTGGAGCACCATCTCGCCGCCCAGCCGGACCAGTTCCGCCCCCTCGCGGCGCTCCCCCCGACGGTCGGCGGCCGGTGGTCCGGGACCACGGTCCCCTGGTGTGCCGGAACCCCACGGCGCGGGCCACCCGACGGCGGAGGTCGGGACGTGCTGAGCCGGGTGTGCGTGTCGAGGACGTGACCGGGCCGGACCGCTCCGTCGTACGGCGGTCTCCCGCCGCCCGGCGAGCGGTCGGCCGTCCCCGAACGCTCCTCCCCCGGGGCCGCCGTCGTGCCCCGGGCCGCACGAAAGACATCCGCCCGATGACCGGACTCTCCCTGCCCGTCCCGCCCCTCACTCCGATCAGCACCACCGCTCCCACCACCCCTCCCCCGCGCAGCGTCCTGGGCGCCGTCGGCAACACGCCCGTCCTGTGGGTCGACGAACCCTTCGCGGCCTCCCCCGCCGGGTTCTGGGCGAAGCTCGAAGGGTTCAACCCCGGCGGCATCAAGGACCGCGCCGCCCTGTACATGGTCGACCGCGCCCGGGAGCGCGGTGACCTCCTCCCCGGCGCGCCCGTCGTGGAGTCGACCTCCGGGACGCTCGGCCTCGGCCTGGCACTGGCCGGGGTCCTCCTCGGCCATCCGGTGCACCTGGTCACCGATCCCGGCATGGAACCCCTCATGCGGCGGATGCTCACCGCCCACGGAGCCACGCTGTACGTCGTCGACCGGCCCCACCCGGAGGGCGGTTGGCAGGAAGCGCGCCGCCGGAAGGTCGCCGCGCTCCTGTCCGCGCACCCCGGGGCATGGAGCCCGGACCAGTACCACAACCCGGACAACGTGGCCGCGTACGCCGGACTCGCCGACGAACTGGCCGGTCAACTGGACCACATCGACGTACTGGTGTGCGCGGTAGGCACCGGCGGCCACTCCGCCGGGATCGCCCGGGGCCTGCGCGAGCGGATGCCCGCGATGCGGCTGGTCGGGGTCGACACCATCGGCTCGACGATCTTCGGCCAGCCCGCCAGGACCCGGCTGATGCGCGGCCTCGGCTCGTCCATCCACCCCCGCAACGTCGACTACGGCGCCTTCAGCGAGGTCCACTGGGTCGCCCCGGCCGAGGCGGTCTGGTGCGCCCGGCGCCTGGCCGCGCGGCAGTTCGCCACCGGCGGATGGAGCGTGGGCGCGGTCGCGCTGGTGGCCGGCTGGCTGGCCCGTACACAGCCGGAAGGGACCCGGATCGCCGCCGTCTTCCCCGACGGGCCGCACCGCTACTTCGACACCGTCTTCAACGACGACTACTGCCGCGCCCACGGTCTCCTCCTCACCGAGGAACCCACCGGCCCGCGCACACTCGCCAGTCCCGATGAGGCCGAGGTGTCGGCGTGGGCCCGATGCGGTACGGTCACCGACCCCTTGGCGGCCCCCGGGAGCACCCGGGCGACTCCGACGGTGAGGGGAGACCGGCCGTGAACTCCCTCTGGCGCCAGGCGCGTTCCTTCGACACCACGGTCCAACTCCTGCTGGTGAACCAGCTCGCCATCAACCTGGGCTTCTACATGCTCATGCCCTATCTGGCCGTTCACCTGTCGGGCACCCTGGTCCTCGGTGCCTGGGCGGTCGGGCTGGTCCTGGGCCTGCGCAACCTGTCCCAGCAGGGCATGTTCCTCGTCGGCGGCCTGCTCGCCGACCGGTTCGGCTACCGCCCGCTGATCGTCGCGGGGTGCGCGCTGCGTACGGTCGGCTTCGCCGCGCTCGGCGTCGTCGACAGCCTGCCCGGCCTCCTGGCGGCGTCGGCCGCCACGGGTCTGGCCGGCGCCCTGTTCAACCCGGCCGTCCGCGCCTATCTCGCCGCCGGGGCCGGGGAGCGCCGGGTGGAGGCGTTCGCGCTCTTCCACGTCTTCTACCAGACCGGGATCCTGCTCGGTCCGCTCGTCGGACTGGCCCTGACGGCCGTGTCGTTCCCGGTCACGTGTGCCGTGGCGGCGGTGCTCTTCGGCCTGCTGACGCTGCTTCAACTGCGGTGGCTACCCGCCAGGAAGGGGGCGGCGGACCCGGCCGGGGCGACCTGGCGGGAGCAGGCCGGCGCGGTCCTGCGCAACCGGCCCTTCTGGCTGTTCGCCGCCGCGATGACCGGCTCGTACGTCCTGTCCTTCCAGATCTACCTGGCGCTGCCGCTGGAGACGACGCGCCTGGTGGGCGACGGTACGTACGGCACCGCGGCCACCAGTGCGCTGTTCGTCGTC includes these proteins:
- a CDS encoding PLP-dependent cysteine synthase family protein, which translates into the protein MTGLSLPVPPLTPISTTAPTTPPPRSVLGAVGNTPVLWVDEPFAASPAGFWAKLEGFNPGGIKDRAALYMVDRARERGDLLPGAPVVESTSGTLGLGLALAGVLLGHPVHLVTDPGMEPLMRRMLTAHGATLYVVDRPHPEGGWQEARRRKVAALLSAHPGAWSPDQYHNPDNVAAYAGLADELAGQLDHIDVLVCAVGTGGHSAGIARGLRERMPAMRLVGVDTIGSTIFGQPARTRLMRGLGSSIHPRNVDYGAFSEVHWVAPAEAVWCARRLAARQFATGGWSVGAVALVAGWLARTQPEGTRIAAVFPDGPHRYFDTVFNDDYCRAHGLLLTEEPTGPRTLASPDEAEVSAWARCGTVTDPLAAPGSTRATPTVRGDRP
- a CDS encoding MFS transporter, with the translated sequence MNSLWRQARSFDTTVQLLLVNQLAINLGFYMLMPYLAVHLSGTLVLGAWAVGLVLGLRNLSQQGMFLVGGLLADRFGYRPLIVAGCALRTVGFAALGVVDSLPGLLAASAATGLAGALFNPAVRAYLAAGAGERRVEAFALFHVFYQTGILLGPLVGLALTAVSFPVTCAVAAVLFGLLTLLQLRWLPARKGAADPAGATWREQAGAVLRNRPFWLFAAAMTGSYVLSFQIYLALPLETTRLVGDGTYGTAATSALFVVSGLVALAGQMRITAWCGRTWTPHRCLVAGLALMAAAFLPPALTAGAVPVRGGWEAALALVPLLACAGLLAVATAVLYPYEMDTIVALSGGRWVATHYGLYNTVCGVGITVGNLATGAVLDAGRDAGAAALPWLVLVLVGAGCAGAVAALARSGNLGVTAGAAVRA